From the Rhinopithecus roxellana isolate Shanxi Qingling chromosome 5, ASM756505v1, whole genome shotgun sequence genome, the window GGATACACAGGCCTGAGGCCATCAGCCAGGGTCAGGAGGCATCCCACGAGGGCGCACTAACCCCACGCCCACCGGCCCCAGAGCCCCCTCAGGGCAGGGCCCAAGTTTACAGCCACTCTCCAGGAGAGACCTCAAGACCGATTAGAGGAAAATTATGACAATGATTTTGTTTaatggattttcctttttcctagcactttggaaagctacCAGTTTCTTTACAAGTTAAGCATCCATCTGACGCAGGGCAGGTGAGCCCCAAAATTGGGGCTTAACCCTGGAGGGTTCGCGGCTTCGCCCAGGAAGGCATTCAAGGGCGAGCGGGTGGCGTCAGCCAGGCAAGTTTGTTGAAGCAGCAGAGTCCTGCCCAGCAGCCTCTGAGGAACCGGCATACGGCCCGGGGGACAGCCCCGCTCCACAACCTGCCCGAGGTTCTGTACCTGTCCACGATGGTGATGAGACCCTAGGGTAGTCTGAAGTCTGAACACAGGGAAATCTTTAGAAGTCCCCACGATCTATGAGACTGAAAACAATCCTCCTCTCTGAGAATTTCATCTATTTCTGGGATAAACCAAATGTGCGTTTAGTCACACGTGACTCCAACTGAGCAACTTTCATTTCCCTAAAGCAGAAGGAATTCTCCATTATGCCGGCGAAATGGCAAGGAAGAGCCGAGAATGCTGGATCCCGTCCCCCACCGCGAGGAACCCCGCggcaggagaaggagaaaggacatCTGACCTGGAGGCTGGTGGGGCTTCGGCCACCCGTGGCCAGGAAGGAGTGCGCTGCCTCCGAGGGGGTGTGGACAGCTGCGACGCGGGTGTCACGCGGGATGGGTTTGCAGGGTTCCAGGCGTCAGTTCCTCACACCGGAGGCGGCGCCGACCGAGCCGCGAGGAGAACACAGTCCAGGGTGAAGCCCACGCCACTGGACGCGTCGGTTCTGCACCCGCCGGGGCAGGGGAGAGCCGCCTCTGGTGAGCAGAACCCCGGAGAAGGGACGACGCGGGTGCACCGCGCGGCCTGGGGACCCCAAGTCAGACGAACCTGCTGTGCAAGAACATTTTCCACACACCCCCGCCCGGGGGCGCTGGGCAGCCGCACGCGGCCCTCGGAACGCAGCCCCCACACGCCTTTACTTCCGGAAGGCGGGGACCGCCACAGCGAGGAGCTAGACCAGCCGAGGCAACAGAGCGAAATCCCGTTCCTACCCAAAATTAAAAAGCGGAGCGCGGAGGCGcgcgcctgcggtcccagctacccgggaggcagagaagggaggatcgcctgagcccggaaggcggaggctgcagagagccgagactgtaccactgcgctctactctgggtgacagagcgagaccctgtctctaaaaggaaaaaagagctaGGAAAAAGCAGACTGCCCCTTAACTTCGGAGAAGTAAATGAGGAACTATAACCAGTGTCTACTGTTTAGGCATCAAACAAAAGCTGACAGGAATCCCGGCCGTCCCCGACGTCGCCCTGGCCAATCCCGCGCCGTTCCTCAAACTAGACCCGCCCCGACGTCGCCCTGGCGTATCCCACGCCGATCCTCAAACGAGGCCCGCCCCCGATGCACAAGCTCCGCCCCTTACACTCACCGCCCTTGCTGCCCGGTCCTGATCCTCGGCTTCACCCGCTGGCTCTTCCCGCGCAGCCGAATGCCGCCCTGACCTGGTTCCCAGCCTACCTCGCTTCGCACTGCATAGGAACCCCGCCCCTAGACTGTCCTCCCGCCTATCCTGAGCCGCGTGCGCACAATCCCTCCCACGGACCCGCCCACCCTGATCCTCAACCTCGCCCCTGGCCTTTCCCGCGCGGTCGAGTCTCGTACACCGGCGTATGAGTCCCACCCCCGATCTCGTCCTCCGCCTATCCCGCGCCGCTCCGCGCAGGAGCCCCGCCCCCACTTCACCCGCAGCCTATCACGCGCCGCGTCGCTTCCTCGGCCTCAAACCCGCTCACGCCCGCGGACGGGCGCGCGGCTGTGACGTCACTGCGTCGTTGGTAAGGGGCTGGCGGCCGGGGAGTTGCGTAGCTCCCGGCCCCGCGGCAATGCCCAAGCGGGGCTGCCCTTTCGCGGACGCGGCCCCGCTACAGCTCAAGGTCCGCGTGGGCCAGAGGGAGGTGAGCCGCGGCGTGTGTGCCGAGCGCTACTCGCAGGAGGTCTTCGGTGAGTGCCGGGCGGGCTGCCGAGGGTCCACTGCGTCGGGGCCTGGAACGGGCCGGGCCTCAGTGTCCCCTCTGAGGCCTGAGCGGGGGCTCGAGGGCCCTGCTTTCTGGCCGCGGTTACACAAGCTGGCCACGCCTAGGGCTGGAGTCACTGAGGGGATGTGAGGAGCCCAGCGTTCACCCACCTTGTCCAACAACCTGAAAGAAGAGGATCGCTGCCCTTAGCCCCCTCCCTCTTCCACGATCCCGGTTAGTCGCCGCCCCGCAGTGAGCGGCAGCCGCCTGGTGCTTCTTCAGGACTGTCCCGTGCAGGATGCCCTGGGGGAGGTCGGGGAGCGGGGCGTCCTGCATGGAGTTAACCCGAAGAGTGCCCCTTCTGACCCAAGAGGTATTCATGGAGCGCGCCGCCCCTGCCAGGCACTGCGGCTGTCCTGGGAGACCAAAGGCGGGCAAGACAGATGTGCCCCGTCTCCCGGGAGCTCCCCAACCTAGTTGGGGAGACCAGCAGGAGAAGGAGTCGCCACAGGTGATCCGGCAGGCACAGGTGTGTGCAGTCGCACCTGCAGGGATGGCATGGAAGGCTTCTCGGAAGAACAGAGTCTGAGCCGAATCCTGCGGGGGAGAGTGGGAGTTAGCCAGGCAGAGGCGGGGAAggaagaggccgaggcagaagccAGGCAGCAGGAGAGCGACATAGGACTCCGTGTGGCTGGAATGTCCAGTTCTGGGTGGGATGTGAGGGCAGTGAGCTCCCAGGCCTTCTCTGGCTTTCTCCTGTGGATTTCAGGCGTGTTAGTCGTATTGACCATCATTCTGACTGGGGTGATTAATACCCTGGGGCAGGTGCAAAGTGGAGCTTACCTTGCCTAGTAGTTGGGGCACAAGGTCTGCACCTGTAGAGCAGTTAGAGGATGACCCAGGGGGTGTGATTTGTCTGGTGCCGCTTGTGCCTTGGGGATGAAGGAAAGACTCTCCCTCCCGAGGTTCCTGTGTGCCGTGTCTCCAGTGTGCTAGGGCTGTGCAAGCCAGTGCTGTCCCGGGCCATGCGGAGTTAAGAGGAATAATGCCATGGGAACTGTGGCTGGACTGCAAGCGTCTGCCCTCTCAGGACAGTTGAAAAATTCAAACACTGTGCAGGCAAGAAGAGGAAGATGGAAACGGGGCCTGGCTCAGTCTGGCTCTTTACTCTTTACAAAGTAGGTAAATGCAGGACACCTACTTTGAACTGTGTAACAGTTTCCAAATTCCAGGCCACAGCTGTCACCCTGATCTCTTAACCTCGAATTGTTCACAAGGCGTTGAGGACAAGGATTAGCCTCACCACGTGTCTGTCCCATTCCTTTCCCATTATAGATGGGGGAAGGTGTGGGGGGCCAGGAGGAAGAGGTGCAGGGTGTTGTGGGCTGGCATCAGCTAATTTGAGTTACCACTATTATTGCTGCCCATTTCATGTAAAGCCACATAGAGTTTCTGGGATCTCTGCCTTTACTGTGTTATAATGaggtggaaaaaacaaaaacaaaaacaaagcatttcTGGGTCTGGTCCTGGGCGTCTGAGTTTCTGAAGCTCCCCCAGTGACTGAACTGTGGCCTGATGGAAAACCACTGCTCCCAGGGATGGGTGGGTATTTTAGAATGAGATCTGGAAGGTTCTGGGATGCTTGTCTTGCCAGCAACTCTGTAGCAGGTGAAGGGGTTGTGCGCTGGCCAGAGGCTGCAGGCCCAGCTCCAAACTTCTGGCTGCTTCCTTGGCAGTGATAAGCTTTGTGAATTAGTGCTCCACAGTGCAGAGCTCCCTCTGTGCATTCCACAGAGCCTGCTTTCCAGGTGGGGAGTGCTGGGGAAgcagaaaagggagaaaggggaaCGAGCTCAGTGAGGCAAGGCCGGCCGTGAGTTGCCGAAAATAAGCAGAGTGATAGGAGAGGGAACCCTTGCATCAGGCACAGGTGGGGCTGTAGGGCTGGagccttcctggaggagatgaCAGCTAAGCCAGGTAAGGAAGGGAGGCACGAGCATTCTCAGCTTAGAGGCAGAGCAGGACCCTGCTTGCCAGGGCACAACACAGGCTGAGgtcactgggtgacagaggccaCACAGGAGGACGATGGGGTTCATGTGAGGCTGGAAAGACTAAGTGGCCATGCAGGGGCTTCGTTGGTACACAGTGAAGGATGTGAGAATGATTTGTCTTCCCCCAGAGAAGACCAAGCGACTCCTCTTCCTCGGGGCCCAGGCCTACCTGGACCACGTGTGGGATGAAGGCTGTGCCGTCGTTCACCTGCCAGAGTCCCCAAAGCCTGGCCCTACAGGGGCGCCGAGGGCTGCACGTGGGCAGATGCTGATTGGACCAGACGGCCGCCTGATCAGGAGCCTTGGGCAGGCCTCCGAAGCTGGTGAGTGGCACCAGCAGCCCTTCGTGGCTGTGGCACTGAGAGCAGGTGGTGGCACAGGCATTTTTCATTTGCAAGCTCAGGCTTTTCCTCCCTGGGCAAGCAGGAGTCTGACCTAGAGCTTGGCCTTCTGGCTCAGAAGCCTCCTGTTATCAGGAGGTCTCACATTCGAGACTGGAAGTGATTAAACAGTTTCTAACTACTGGGCCAGAAAAACAGCAGAGACTCCCTGGGTATCCCATCTGCTTTCCACGTGCAGCCCCCTGGGATGGTCC encodes:
- the SIVA1 gene encoding apoptosis regulatory protein Siva isoform X3, whose protein sequence is MSPTPDLVLRLSRAAPRRSPAPTSPAAYHAPRRFLGLKPAHARGRARGCDVTASLVRGWRPGSCVAPGPAAMPKRGCPFADAAPLQLKVRVGQREVSRGVCAERYSQEVFDPSGIVSIACSSCVRAVDGKAVCSQCERALCGRCVRTCWGCGSVACTLCGLVDCSDMYEKVLCTSCAMFET
- the SIVA1 gene encoding apoptosis regulatory protein Siva isoform X2: MSPTPDLVLRLSRAAPRRSPAPTSPAAYHAPRRFLGLKPAHARGRARGCDVTASLVRGWRPGSCVAPGPAAMPKRGCPFADAAPLQLKVRVGQREVSRGVCAERYSQEVFEKTKRLLFLGAQAYLDHVWDEGCAVVHLPESPKPGPTGAPRAARGQMLIGPDGRLIRSLGQASEADPSGIVSIACSSCVRAVDGKAVCSQCERALCGRCVRTCWGCGSVACTLCGLVDLFRMLVVLP
- the SIVA1 gene encoding apoptosis regulatory protein Siva isoform X1; translated protein: MSPTPDLVLRLSRAAPRRSPAPTSPAAYHAPRRFLGLKPAHARGRARGCDVTASLVRGWRPGSCVAPGPAAMPKRGCPFADAAPLQLKVRVGQREVSRGVCAERYSQEVFEKTKRLLFLGAQAYLDHVWDEGCAVVHLPESPKPGPTGAPRAARGQMLIGPDGRLIRSLGQASEADPSGIVSIACSSCVRAVDGKAVCSQCERALCGRCVRTCWGCGSVACTLCGLVDCSDMYEKVLCTSCAMFET